In Vitis vinifera cultivar Pinot Noir 40024 chromosome 4, ASM3070453v1, the genomic window GCATACTTTGTCCCTACTCCAATGGATAACATTTAGAAGGATTTTATATCAGGTTTCTGCTTCTCAATCCAAAGTACAGCTGAGATGAGATAGAGGGTGTCAGGTGACATATCAAgattaatacaaaattttacatgtagcaaacaaaattttctaatatttaaaaggTTTCTCATTCATCTTGTCTATATATGTTTTGGCCTATAATGATGGCCCAATCTTCACCAATTAAAATGTCCTACAATTAGGGTAGGTGAACATATAGAGAGACAAGTAATTGAGCCATGCCCCTCAAAGGTAAGACCTAGCTTTAAAAGGTCTGttgtataattatattaattgaaatttatttgtcttGTAATATAACCATGCATGTTATCATATTAGTATTGTTGATGGAGCCCAACGTGTAAACGTTTATCTCTCTCGATTTCTTTCCTATATTGTCAATGTCTTATTCTATCTCAGTTGTGatatataaacatatttcaAAGTTGTGAGAGTGAACAAAATCTAAGTTAACCACATCCACACAACTCGTTATAATGAATGTGAAacctttattatataaagagaAATAGGATCGTTgtctttttttctattaattgtTATTCGTCTATTGTAAATGTCACATTCTATTTTAGTTGTGGAAAAGTTTTTAACACTTTAAGACCATGTTTGGTTTGTTGGGAAAAAGaagtaataaattattcattttttcattcattctatGTTTTGATAACTTATGTGGTGataggaataaaataaaaaatgattgtaAAATAGTAGAAATCTCACTTCAAAGTaggattttaattcatttatatgagatattttgatttcttattatttttaaaagtacttttcaaaaatatatatataaattgaatttatataatataaaataaatttaatttgagtcttattaaaactaaaataattttataaatataaataaatttaaaataataattttttaataaaatatgaataataatattataataaaattgtatactatatctttttataaatattataaaatcatagatattaacatcttataaaaacataattgatctattttgttaaaaataaataattattattattattttaaaattaataattattaatattgtttttgaaaattattaaaattgttattttgtttttaaaaattgtttttcatgaacaacaaccaaacagtggttgtgaattttttttttaaaaaaaatacttttaaatcaTATGGATTGATATAATGTGAGAgtcttttaaaaatgaaaataaaatattatttaaattatatggattgatattattgttaatttatttttttattcattctcatttttgttattACTTAACATTAAAATGATAACAAGTAATCATTCCAACCTTTTATTCTTACACGCATCCAAATACAAGAAATTAGAATCACCAAATTCAATATTCCTATTCAAAGAGAAAtagaaatggaaagaaaatttttatttccattccTCTTCTCATGTACCAAACATGACATATATGTTGacgtattttaaaattatgagagTGATGCATACACAAGCCATTACAGTGAACCTAATACCTTATTTTAGATAAAGAGAAAAGTTATTAGTACTTATAagaagtgattaaggaagattCATATGGTATGCATAGACATATTTAAATTCACCAGCATAGTGCTAGTGAAAATTGGGAGGATTGACTTTTAAAGTCATGAAACCAATGGCCTAAAAAGAACAATAACTAGGTATATGGGTGtgttaaaacttaaaatcatATCTTGTTGATTTGTTTACCTACAAATTTTCACCCAACAAGGCTTATCTTCAACTGTCATTTTCATCCTACAAAGCTATGGcttcaatattttgaattttctactTTCATATTTATATTGGATGACAAATGGTCAATGCATCTTATCTTCACACTAGTATTTATTCAAACAAACGTACTACTGTTCACATTTTGAATTGAATGATGGCATCTTCATTATGGGCAGATGGCAGTTGAGAGACGACTGGTAGGAAGTAgttgtatttttcttatttctataAGTTTACTTACACACGTTAATATTCTCCAACCATTGTTTGGTCCTTGGAGAATGTTGCCTTTAAGCTTCTTATCCACTCCATGCCTAAAGTTGAGTTCATCAACCAACAGGTCAATAATTGGAGGGACATCGCCAGAAGAATTCCaccatatatgtatatatcaaAGAAGCTCAAAAAGAGTTATTGAAGACAATGAAAGAAAACTACTTCTTGCCTATATTCCTCACTAGTCACACTCTTCAGCATGTGAAAGCTTTTTCCAGTAGctatatttttcttatctttaTCTGTTTTGTATTCATTTCCTTTGGTACATGTCACATGTCCTTCAACTTTTCTAAGATTCAGGTCCACCCTGGTCGATTCAACTAGATTCCAAAGCCTTTACAACTACCAGTCAGTGGGTGAACCTTCATTCAGCTCATGACTTAACCACTGTTAATGATCATTAATTTCTTCTTACTGATATGtgttaaaagaattaataaagaaGAGCTATACGTGTGTCATTTGGAGAATGTAATGAGTTGGTACAgaatcttgtttttttctttctgaatGTTGTTTGGATGACAAGAAAGTGAAGGTTTTGCCCACTTTGCCTCTTTCTTTCCCTTTGGGGATTCCTTGCATTTTCTCTCAGTTGTAAGGTTTATGCCAAACATTTATCTTACTGCTAAATGCAGCCATTCCTTTCCAGTTGTTGTGAGATGAGTTTTCACCTAATTTTAGGTAGAACTGTCCATTCTAATCCACCTGAAAATGATCTGAATATGTATATGAAAAATGGATTCTCTTATGAATGAATTGGGTCTGAATTAATCAAAATAGTGATCCCACCCTAATTAATTGTGGGTTAAAAGGGAAATTTAGTTTAAAACATCCTTCAAATGTAGATAAAATTGATCAATATGTCTGTATATATATGAGATCTACAAAATCATTAGAACaagcaaaagaaagagaaaacccTAACTTCTCaatccaaaaaccaaaaaaaacaaaggtgGTGAAAAGTGAAAACCGTAGTTGTCATCATGGTTGCTTAATTTTCACATTCAACAATATTGTTGCTAACATTACCATTGTGATTGTCACCTTGCCATGTCCAAACAATGTCTTTCAATGCAGGCCTAACGTCTTCCTCACAGAATTTGGCATACTCCAACGTATCGCCAGCCGACTTCAAGAGCTCGACGATGGCGACTTCAGGCGCCACCTCGAACACCTCCGCCGTCAACGATAACCTCCCTTTCCGGCCCTCTGATTGCCCTTGAAGCTTCAACTTGAAGTCCTTCACCTTTGCAACCCTAAACTTCAAACCCTTGGCCACCAGCTCAATTTTGGCCATGATCGCAGCCGCCGAGCACTTGGAGGTAAACATTGATCCAGCCTTCTTCTGATTTTCAAACAAGCTTGATAAGTCGAAGCCCGATGACATCGAGGAAATGAACTCAAATGCATTGAAGAAGGCCGGGGACGGGGAATTGGTACTCTTTGCAGCTTCAAGCTTTAGTGTATCACTGTCCTCAGGCTTGTCCGGGAATGGTTCTTCTATTGAAAAAGCAACAGGCCTTGAAAACCCTTTTCGGAACCAGGGAACTCGCATTATTGCCGGTATTGTTATCCGTCTTTGAGGGTCAGCTACCAGGAGCTTTGATATTAGTCTTTTGGCTTCTGATGAAAACCATGGTGGGAACTGATATTCAGCCTTGAAAACCTTCCTATACATCTTCATCAGATTCTCTTCTTGAAAAGGTAGAAACCCTGCAAGAAGTACAAAGAGGATAACCCCACAAGACCACATATCTGCTTTGGCCCCATCATACCCTTTCTTCCTCAAAACCTCCGGCGCGACATATGCCGGAGTCCCACACTGTGTGTGAAGAAGTCCATCGTTCCGGAGCTGCTCCGGCAACGCCGACAACCCAAAATCAGACACTTTAAGGTCTTCGTTTTCATCCAGGAGAAGATTTTCCGGCTTGAGATCACGGTGAGAGACGCCACGGCTGTGACAGAAATCGATAGCGCTGATGAGCTGCTGAAAGTACTTTCTGGACTGATCTTCTTTCAGTTTCCCCTTGGCGACCTTGGCGAATAGCTCGCCGCCGCGAACGTACTCCATCACAAAGAAGATCTTGGTCTTTGTGGCCATCACTTCTTTGAGCTCAACGATATTGGGGTGTCGTACTAATCGCATCACCGATATTTCTCGTTTGATTTGCTCCATCATTCCTTCCTTTTTCACATAGTCTTTGTTGATTACTTTGATCGCAACGCTCTCCCCGGACACCATATGCTTAGCATAGTAGACCTTGGCGAAGGTCCCTTTCCCGAGCAACCTCCCCGTTTCATACTTCCCAAACAGCATACTCCTGACCTCTTCCATGGCTTCAACGAGCTGGAACTTAGAAAAACCTTTTCTGAACACAACTGAACGGATCCAAGCAAGCCTGCCTTAAGCCACAGAGCACTGCAGTACCGCAATATCTACCACCAGTATAAAAGGAATCCATGAAAGCACGGCGGATATACAGATATTCATCAAACCCATTAAGGGGTTGAAGAAAATTGTCAAAGAAAGGTGTTGAttggaagagaaagagaagaggagaagaagaaggggTGTGTTAAGGCCATTACAGAAGCTAGCTAGGTGGCTTATTTCTGTGACGAGACTTGGGCTTAGGTTAGAGAAATCGAAAATTTCGTAAGTGAATACTACAAatatataagaaagaaagaaggggTATTAACTATTAAGGGGTGATAACTACAATAAATTGGGGACCCAGGCCCTTCTCTTTGTGACCATGTCTCTGTTCCTTGCGGAGGCGGGTGAATGACGGGTTTGTTTGGTCTTTTGCTTTGGAGGTTACTGTCCCGAAAATCAATGGCACCAGGTGGGTATACGTATATCCATGTGGATCGATCACCTATGAAATCGGATCCAACCACATTTTCTCATCAGATCCCTAGCTTGCTTCCAAAAGTCAATACACCCTGGAGAAttgaaagaaagcaaaaaaaaaaaaaaaaaaaaaaacaattgactGCGGGAGGTGAACAACGTACCAAGGAAAAGTGCAGGTTCTTAACAACTTGCCcacttcatatttttcatcacCCGTAATTTCTGGTCATTGGTGGGTTGAGATATGTAGCATTAAAATACAATTGCCGACTAAGAAAAACATAATGCAAGTTGTCGATCGAGTTAATTATAGTAATATTGATGCTTTACGTCTGAATCAAAAcccatatatattttgttttgtctttTGAATAATGTGAACATATTAATGGACCCACatgaaaatctagaaaaaagAACACTTGGATTAATCTAAACGGCTGGATTAATATCTGGTTGAGAAAATGGTTGTAACTTTAGTTCATCCATGGAAGAATAATTTGTTCATTTACTATGTAAATCCAATGGTTAAAAGGTCAAGTGTTGCTGTGGTTGTCAACTTGTCGTACatacttttgtttttacttaatcAATTGATTGAGATTTTAGAGTTTCCCGCAAGTTTCAACTTTCCAATAggttaaatatatgaattttctaGAGAAGCAAATCCCACCGTGATTCATGCATAGCCTAAGCCTATGACCAACTTGGTGGAAACCACTCTTtgcaattaattatttaattttttttaattaacttgttttttatatatCGCTAATTATGGATGCATGTATTAGACTATATATGTTTGGCAGGAGAacattaagagaaaaaaaatatagaaggaaaaagaaaattaaaattgtttgatgTACATAGAAaggttgggaaaaaaaaattaataaggtTATTAAaatacgttttttttttttttttttgcattttttagtagaaaaattttgggaaaaaagatttcattattattttaaattaattccttttaaattttgaataactTCCTCTGGGGTCTACTAATGCAAGATATGCCAAATAATAATTCCTTGCTACAAAAGCATTGAAACTTCTGTCTTTTTCCTTCAATTCAAAACTTTCTCTATTTTCctaaactaaatgaaaattaagaggACTCTGGAACTCCATTGGCTTCGCGGTGACTTCACAACTTATACTTCATCACTTGACCAGCAGAACATTATTGTTGACCGTCCATTAGGTGGACCATCAATACATTGTTCACCCAACAGTGACTTAGATTTGATCAGATGGTTCATCAGAACCCTCCTCCTTCCAATCAATAAGGTTATTGACCATTTGATGACTTAATCAACTCACCCATTTTGACCCCACATTAAACAAAGATATACAATGGTGGGTTTTGGGCCCCATAAACCATAGTTAATAGTAGTTGGCATTGTCATCATGtattctttgaaaaataatattaaatgcaaaaaaaaaaagaaaaaaaaaaggaatattcCACCAAACATTCCCTTTATTAAGCTTTACTTATTAAAGGATGGTGAGGCTGAGGCAGCTTTTGCTACATTTGTAGTGGTCTCTTCTTTGTAAGCAAGCTTTTTTTTGTATTATCATGAATAGGGTTTTGATGTAGTACTAGAATAGTATATCTTCTTTGAGTGGAGGGACCTCCTACTTACCAATCATGCTAGCAAAATATCATGGGGTTGTTGAGGATCAAGTgcctaaatattttaatttccatttttccatCTCGAGGGTTCATTAATTAAAGGCAACATTAGGTTCTAATTCAAATTGATAACTTGTATTGCACGGCACCCATCGCCaaaattgaagatttgaattctttctcttttaatttccctttttgtcatatttggaatatttttgtaaacttttcttaaagaaatGTCAAATTTGTCCATTGAATTAAGTGTTCATACGAggatataaaaatttaagattacAATCATAAATAGtttagataattaaaaaatggtccCACCTTAAATGCTTTGTATCTCCTCTTAATCATGATTACACATTACATAGGCTTACAAATATCTTAGTTCAATCACAAAAGTAGAAGTCATTTCATTAATAATGTGTCACGCGCTTTCTCAAAATGGGGCTCATTAGATATCTAGAAGTGACCCTAGAAGATATCTTGACAGCTGCCTCAAAGAAGAACAGCCAcgtactaaaaaaataattattattatggaGGCCGTTGTAATGATTATTTCACCTACATGCTACCTATcttgatttgaaattaatttcattttttttcttttttgcttttgtctcttttttttcccattattGTAGGTGAATTAATTGTAAAACTATAGAAATTTAgcttttaattaaaatcaactttttattttagattaattgtgtttggtaaataaatttaatgatttaaattaattatatttggtaaaataaattaatattagaatttaaaattaaaaatgaatttaagtattaagttaaaataattaatttattctttttttttttcttatttacccacaaaatatatttaacaactataatttcttcattttttatgaaaataaatattagttaatagttttaataataaaaattaattacaactaacgaggataaatatgtcaatttatcttaagttaattttatcaaacaaaagtaaaaaaataaataataattctttaattaataactttaaaataatttaatttaaaatcgatttaaattattaagtaataagtaataagttttatcaaatacccatTAAAAACCCCTTCtattaacataaataaaaacttttactaaaattttttaataaataaaaattcaaaatgtttGTCTTcgtttaaaatagaaaaatcattttaatataataaaattttatctaaatatgaaataatttcatgtataaattaaaaaatgtatataaaagtATTATCATGACttttatattcaattattttttaaaataaatatcatgtTATTTGAATCATTCAAACAcgtaaaaatttttatttaacataaaaaataattaaaaagagcTTTTTGTGTCTAATAAAATAACCTATGTGACTAAGAAAGAGTATACCAATTGCATCACTGGACCATGACACCAAAAcaactaattaatttattttgaaatgttttaggTTGGTGATAGTAGCCTCAATTCAAGTATATTTCCATATCtttcaattaaaacaaaatgacatttttgcttcaaaatataaagttttttgGACTGttctatataattaattaattaatttttcaaataaaaaaattaaaattttcttcatgagtttgtattttaaatttttaatatggAAATGACCATCCACATATAAAGACTAAAGTAGTGTAGATTAATAAATCTTATGATATGGGTAGTTGCGCATGCTTGGTCTGCCTATTAATTTATAGAGAGTGGATTGATTCATGCCTCATCTTTTGCCAATTATTTCCTATTAGATAAGGAAATTATtccttaaattaattatttgtaaattcAACGAATATCTTCATGATTATCTAACCTAAAAGAAGGAATTCAaaaagtgggagatttgttatTTTAAAGTAATATTACCCACAAAAGCTTATTTGTGAAACTTGTCCATTtgtgtttattatttcttttctagtaaaatgatgattatatatatgcattaatagaaaaagttttaaaaaattatgcacATCTGTTCAAAGTCTTATAGAAATAAGAAATTTGGCAACCGTTTAGTAAttgtcttttaaaataattttgaaaaatagtttttaaaaattattctttaatttttgtacAACAAAAGTgtgtttaaaaacttaaaatgtttttaacttattttaaatatattttaacaataatttttatatttagtattttacttttaatcattttataataattatttcttaaaataattctaagcaaacaacaaaaaataacaattttttttaaaacataaaaaagaaaacaatttttagttgtcaaacatgttttctgtatgtatgtatgtgtgtgttttttttttgtctaaaaaaaaattattctaaaaaatagctACCACttcattatattaatatttttctttaaagtatatattttatcCCTTTAGTGTTGGGGTCTCTCaattaaaaatctaattatttGCATCccctaattattaaaaaattaattggttaaaaaacataaaacaatctTCATATATATGTGAATCTAACACTTCtcatatttttacttaaaaaataacctatttttgacataaatttcatttgttattcaaattatttacatgtaattttaaaagaaaatattattttcattggaAAAAAGTGAAGacttttttgttaaaataagattaaaaaaataaagggttaaatttttaaatatgggtTTTTAATgactcttttaatcaaataactcatTATTAAAATGTCTcacttcatatttttaatatagcatttattttcaataacaaaaaagtTCACATTAAATTCACCCAAAATATGAAAGCATAATAAAGTGTTTTAATTCGTGGGTGACtattatacctctatattttGAATTAAGTACAATacatgtgaattttttttattaaaatgaataaatatcatccaaaaaaatataagaaatatatatatatgggaaagaaaatagagaaaaaaaaataataaataataataaattttataaattatttttctatataaatattaaataatttataaatatacgagtttttaacttattttaattattctaattaataataaaatcaaatataagaaaatcgttttttctatatattttttattttcttaataaatatcAAGGAAACCCTTAAATTTGGTAAGTATTTTTAAAGGTGTattccataaaaaatattttctatcttaattcattaaataaaattttaaaacccaTAAAAAATGTTGTCATGGTCATGTGGAGGAGTGAAGCCAAGTTGGCTAGGCTTGGACACCACACAATGGGAGTAGCAAAGTGTCGGGTTCCAACTAGACATCTCCACGCGCCTTCATGTGGTTCAATCAATTTGCCCATCCATTCTTTCCAGCCTGATTACGTGGGCCTAACTCAACGCAATATGCTTGTAGCCCCTTTTTGTGAATGctacaaaattttctttcttttttcttctttttcgtTCTTTTTTGGAAGAGCCCCATCTTCACAAGCAACAAAGTCCCACTACATCAATGATTTAACACACTTTTCCCTGATTTTATCACCACTTTATTCCACATTAACGTGTATGAAGACTTCTCAAATCATTATGTTTGCTTAAATGCACCTATGTTATATGTAAAACTCAACCCATGTCGATATTTTTAGGAGTCTTAGTTTACATCATGTAACCAAGTGTATTGATGTAAGAAACTTTTCTATAAAAGAAATcattaaaaatgagtttttgattttttgataatGATCCAACTAAGAAAAGATTTATTAATATGCATAGGTTTGTGCATTGTTAAATAATAGGATTATTTTTGTTGTGCAAAGAATTTCACGTCATTAAAGTATGTGAAGAGTTATTCGCTTAAAAGGAACTAAAAATTACCCTCATCtttgaaaatatgatatatttttttttgtgagaatgccttcttccattaaaaaattttccaaacttatttttttctctcatttatcATCTTCCTTTTATTTCTCTCTCATT contains:
- the LOC100259329 gene encoding CBL-interacting serine/threonine-protein kinase 25, whose protein sequence is MEEVRSMLFGKYETGRLLGKGTFAKVYYAKHMVSGESVAIKVINKDYVKKEGMMEQIKREISVMRLVRHPNIVELKEVMATKTKIFFVMEYVRGGELFAKVAKGKLKEDQSRKYFQQLISAIDFCHSRGVSHRDLKPENLLLDENEDLKVSDFGLSALPEQLRNDGLLHTQCGTPAYVAPEVLRKKGYDGAKADMWSCGVILFVLLAGFLPFQEENLMKMYRKVFKAEYQFPPWFSSEAKRLISKLLVADPQRRITIPAIMRVPWFRKGFSRPVAFSIEEPFPDKPEDSDTLKLEAAKSTNSPSPAFFNAFEFISSMSSGFDLSSLFENQKKAGSMFTSKCSAAAIMAKIELVAKGLKFRVAKVKDFKLKLQGQSEGRKGRLSLTAEVFEVAPEVAIVELLKSAGDTLEYAKFCEEDVRPALKDIVWTWQGDNHNGNVSNNIVECEN